A single Corynebacterium resistens DSM 45100 DNA region contains:
- a CDS encoding DivIVA domain-containing protein, translating to MYKTFQGMDDLQQMVEQAYGVPMTSNCMVPRREVLDILDEMRNAIPIELDDAQDVLDHRDDIVGDAQDRADRTISDAEAERDAILEDARARADEMLRDAEDRANTTVAQAEDQADRLVTDARREYEQTTSRAAAEADRLVAEGNASYQRSVDEGIAEQQRLVSDSEVVRSAEAEAKRIVESAHADSDRLRTECDRYVDSTLATFEESLSNTLRTVGRDRAALRKGAGAAGYRSDRDAGRN from the coding sequence ATGTACAAAACATTCCAGGGTATGGACGACCTCCAGCAAATGGTGGAACAGGCATACGGTGTGCCGATGACCTCCAATTGCATGGTTCCCCGACGCGAAGTGCTGGACATCCTCGACGAGATGCGCAACGCGATCCCGATTGAGCTAGACGATGCCCAGGATGTTCTTGACCACCGCGATGACATCGTGGGTGATGCGCAAGATCGTGCGGACCGCACCATCAGCGATGCTGAAGCAGAACGCGATGCCATTTTGGAAGATGCGCGCGCCCGCGCCGATGAGATGCTCCGCGATGCGGAGGACCGTGCGAACACCACGGTCGCGCAGGCTGAAGATCAAGCGGACCGACTTGTGACGGATGCCCGCCGTGAATACGAGCAAACCACCTCGCGCGCAGCCGCTGAAGCAGATCGCTTGGTCGCGGAAGGTAACGCCTCCTACCAGCGCTCAGTGGACGAAGGTATCGCGGAGCAGCAGCGCTTGGTCAGTGATTCGGAGGTTGTCCGCAGTGCAGAGGCAGAAGCCAAGCGCATCGTGGAATCCGCCCACGCTGATTCCGACCGCCTGCGCACCGAATGCGACCGTTACGTGGACTCCACCCTGGCCACGTTTGAAGAGTCGCTATCCAACACACTACGCACCGTGGGCCGGGATCGCGCCGCCCTGCGCAAGGGAGCTGGCGCTGCCGGTTACCGTTCTGACCGCGATGCGGGTAGAAATTGA
- the rsmD gene encoding 16S rRNA (guanine(966)-N(2))-methyltransferase RsmD: MTRIIAGTARGRKIAVPSEGTRPTSDRAREGLFSSLEARFGLADEIVLDLFAGSGALGLEAASRGAAEVTLVDNNPRAVKTIIANSKVVEDHPSVRVVEAKASVFVAGAPRNHYTMVLADPPYELSGDAVAEMLEALIPHLAEDAVVVVERHSESAETAWPEGFETTGQKLKKRTFGIARFDMAIWRGRDEKR, encoded by the coding sequence ATGACCCGCATTATCGCCGGCACCGCTCGGGGAAGAAAGATTGCCGTTCCAAGCGAAGGTACTCGTCCGACCAGCGACCGCGCTCGGGAGGGGTTGTTTAGTTCCCTCGAGGCGCGGTTCGGGCTCGCGGATGAGATCGTGCTGGATCTATTTGCCGGTTCTGGCGCTCTTGGCTTGGAAGCGGCTTCCCGCGGTGCCGCAGAGGTCACGTTGGTGGACAATAACCCGCGCGCGGTAAAAACCATCATTGCGAACTCGAAAGTGGTAGAGGACCACCCATCGGTTCGGGTCGTGGAGGCCAAGGCGTCGGTATTTGTAGCGGGCGCGCCGCGAAACCATTACACGATGGTGCTGGCCGACCCGCCCTATGAGCTTTCGGGTGACGCCGTCGCGGAAATGCTTGAGGCTCTCATACCGCACCTCGCTGAAGACGCGGTCGTGGTTGTGGAACGTCACAGTGAATCGGCGGAAACCGCATGGCCCGAGGGATTCGAGACCACTGGGCAGAAGCTGAAGAAGCGCACCTTCGGTATCGCCAGATTTGATATGGCAATCTGGCGAGGTCGGGATGAGAAGCGCTAG
- a CDS encoding acetyl-CoA carboxylase biotin carboxyl carrier protein subunit, producing the protein MNIHAPFAGIVRFLVADGAIVTTGQELAIVEAVKLEAPVLAPGPGRVVRVIHEDFVDVAGGDVLLKIEAQTVATYTTEEG; encoded by the coding sequence ATGAACATCCACGCTCCCTTTGCCGGCATCGTGCGGTTCCTCGTTGCCGACGGTGCCATCGTCACCACGGGGCAAGAGTTGGCCATCGTGGAAGCCGTCAAACTCGAAGCACCCGTCCTCGCACCCGGTCCGGGACGTGTGGTTCGCGTAATTCATGAGGATTTCGTTGATGTCGCCGGCGGGGATGTCCTGCTGAAAATCGAAGCGCAAACAGTCGCCACCTATACCACCGAGGAGGGCTAA
- the coaD gene encoding pantetheine-phosphate adenylyltransferase, with product MRAVCPGSFDPITLGHLDIFTRAAEQWDEVTVLVTYNPNKNGLFTAEERVDLIERSIAALPDAPQNINVDVWDKLLVDYLNEHDIKAMVKGLRSSLDYEYELPMAQMNQRLSGADTFFLLTKPEYGYISSTLCKEVAKYGGDISGLLPGPVVEAVQAKFN from the coding sequence ATGCGAGCAGTTTGCCCTGGATCCTTTGACCCCATCACTCTTGGACACTTGGATATCTTCACCCGCGCGGCGGAGCAGTGGGACGAAGTTACGGTGCTGGTGACGTACAACCCGAATAAGAACGGGCTGTTTACCGCTGAGGAACGCGTGGACCTCATTGAGCGTTCCATTGCTGCATTGCCTGATGCGCCACAGAACATCAACGTGGATGTCTGGGACAAGCTGCTGGTTGATTACCTCAACGAGCACGACATCAAGGCAATGGTCAAAGGGCTGCGCAGCTCGTTGGATTACGAGTACGAATTGCCGATGGCGCAGATGAACCAGCGACTGTCCGGCGCGGATACGTTTTTCTTACTGACTAAACCGGAGTATGGCTACATCTCCTCTACCCTCTGCAAGGAAGTGGCGAAGTACGGTGGGGATATTTCCGGGTTGCTGCCTGGGCCGGTTGTTGAGGCCGTCCAAGCCAAGTTCAACTAA